The genome window GAAAATCTCACGTCAAACCTCATGTGAGTCGGTGTATAAAGCGTAAGGCCAGATAGAAGTTGTTGTACCTGGAAGACGATAGCAGGTAAGGTGGTTTGGTAGTAGCCGTCTTGGTCGGCTTCAGGCTCCGTCTCCTTCTGCCAGTCTTTCTTATCTGTTTCCAGAGCTTTGCGCAGCCAGCCTGTGATGTTTGACTGGAGAGAATAGGAAGAAAACAAAGAAGATGCAGAACAGCATATCAAAAGGCTGCATGTCATGTAAGCTGCAATGGGTTTTATTTTTAATCTAGTGCTGCAGACTTGAGGGACTCACAGTGAAGGTTTTGAGGTATTTTCCCAGCAAATcatccaccacgggttggggcaACAGCGGCTCCAGCTGCTTGACGTCACACTCGGGCTGCAGATCAGGATGACCCATCATCTCCCCACTGCCAGAGACAGAACCAGACATCACACCAATACTAACGCACATGAATTACACCTGCTTCTGCTCTTCGTCAATGTCAGAGAAATTCCTTTACTCAGTGTTTGAGTTTTTACAACCAATTTATTATACTacaacagaatttaaattttatttcaaccTGTATGGGCTATAATGGCTGATGCTAACGTCAAGAGCATGATAATATATAATGCTTACATGTGGCAACATAAACATTCACAAAACTTGCacaaaataattgtattatattatataatatgtattattaacataatattttaataattgtacATATTTCAATACCTtttcagttttaataatttatataaaattctttaaaatatttgaaaattaaaaaaagattttacagtatttgtatgtttattaataatactatattgaatattttattattttttaattattttaataatgaatatacaattattaaaaagatttggtaatttaatataatattagtattatattaataatacaatattaattctattattaaaaaaacattttgaaaattacaaaaatattttgctATATtcgtatattatatatttattaaaacataaaatgtaatattttattaattgcacatatttaaataacaataatgttaacaataataattcataatatttaagtaataaattaaataaataatttagcaAAGATTTTGGAATTGAAACTAGGTGAAAATGTGCAGGGAAcatatttaacaaaacaaaaatgtttgcaatatttgtattatattatatttattataatataatatttaatattttattaattgtacatatttaaataattttattttaataattaatataaaatcatgataaattattttgcaatatttgtattacattatataatatttttttaatataataatatgtacacatttaaataataaaaaaatatgaataattaattgtatataatacattattttaataatattatttaatgataattatttgtacatatttaagtgaaactaaaaatgaaaaaattatttaggaatatttgtataatatataatatttatcagtaatataatattttattaattatacatgtttaaaatatgtttacagttttaataattaatataaaattattacaaatatttgaaaatggaaaaaaaaatattttgaaattgaaacTAGGTAAAAATATGCGgagaaaatatattatttaaaacgtaactatttaaaacaaataaaatatttttatttattaaaataaagctgaaaaaattAGAAGTCAAAAGcttaaaaatctgaaatgttgcatttgcaactaaatgaaataaaatgaaatcagTTGAAGTATTAAAATGACTACATCTAAAATGAAAATGGCAAATATAAAAATGATTCAAAATAATACACATTATAATAGTATGAACAATAACATTGATTTATACaaataaagaaagagaaaaaTGTATATTTGGTAGTGCATCCCAGCATGTACATGCTACAGTCATTCAGCATGTGAAGCAGCAACAAAAAGCAGAGCTGAGGATCAGCAGGCTGCTCTTGTCTCCCTCTCTCCTGCTCTGTTTAGATCTACTACACATAAGTGCATTAATCTTCCAGCTCAATGCCATGAGCGCACGCAATGTGATGGTCTGCTGTGAGTCTATCAGTCAGATTAAGCACACAAAGCTGAGCTGCTGCTCTCTGCTCTGCTTTAAATATTGATCTAATTGCTCACTGCTGCACTTTGACAGACTGATCTGCCACTGAAGAATGCAATGCTGAGTTAGGGTAGTATCTACAACATGAGCAAATGTTGTCTTTACATTCAAATTTACTACTATTTTTAAAACTTAATTAATAATATCTataatattttacttaattaaaataaCAGGAAAATTGCTAGGAAAATTATGATGTATGGTAAAATTACCATAGGATTTCTTGTGATTTCAACTTTTTAGTTGGTTAACATTACCCTGGTGAGATTAATTGAAACAACAATATTTCTACACATAATATAACCTGGAAATATAAAAAGATCAGAATAAAACacactatttaaaaaatacataataataacaataatggattttatatttatcattattgttattataaaaaaattatcaaaaaatatttgGGACAATCGGTAATCAACAGAATAAAACACattatattattagaaatataataataataactaataaaaaataataataattactaataatagtaatacattgtttattattattattaataagttagcaaaaatacatttaaggACAAACGGTAATCAGCAGAATAAAACGTGTTTcactattaataaaatatataataataattttatttttagtattattataattattattattataaataaattaccCCAAATATTCTTTGGGTCAAAtggtataattattattatttttttaccaaaaataTTGTTTGGGCCCAACGATAATCAACACAATAAAACACACTATATAATACtatactattaaaataataataaaaaaatatatataattattattaataataataataataattattattattatttgtttattattattattattattattattactatcatcATCATAAATAAATTACTAAGAATACTTTTTGGGACAACGGTAATCAACAGAATAAAAAtggtttattatataataaatggtttattattagtagtattagtatAAATAAATTACCAAAAGTATTGTTTGGTCACAAAACTGTAAACACACGTACCAACTTTATCAGGGTACCCCCAGCATCCTCCAAATGAAATtcaaggctttttaagacctttttaataccatttcaaATGAAATTCAATGCCAACTTCGTACCCATTCCGACAGAAGTATGAGGGGAAAATGTCAAATCTGTATAAATTTTGAACCCTAGAAAATAATTATGTACAAGTGGGCTActtgaattaaattaaacattttatttaaattatcagTTATATTTAATACATACGCAACAGCGTAACACACATTtgatttgtaataaacaaataaatttgaACTTCGCAGCTCTGCTGCCTTGGCTGCAattttttcaatacacaaatatcaagcaagtaattttatttcactatttggtgtatctgcagaatttttaaatatcaatttaaggcaatttatgaccctttttgagagctgcacaagtaaaatgaacagtatgagtaggattggACAGTGTAATGTAGAATATTCAgcaataaaatggcatgatttataattcagatacaggtacacacaaaaacaaaatagctTACACAATgccatttcagcctttataccattaaaagggataaattgagtatatagtttatttctatatttaaaacataaatattactgtcttaattgtttagatattgagaaggcacattaacttctttcacatttacaactctttgtggttgctgcataaaaacaggtcgataattgcaatcatttgacaaacagctgaaaaatgtggaaataaaatgtCATTCTCCGTCACgggggggcgctttaggagcgctgaaatattacggtttccctagtaacggctgtatacaaaacAGCATtgacgcagttttatcagacatgaaatgaaaatgccaacgacatgtttctgaggacagtcggttcccttcagatacattcatataaagacatccgtgtggCGTTTTGACCTTAAAACGTGCAGTACCTATgtttttattcaatgacatcactgCCTTTTGAAGtataatccagccctatcgcgattctcgtctttccctCCCCAAATGttagacctcctaaattataattgacatttcttatgctatttaacatatttaaaacgtttaatggccttaaatttgatacaactaaattgaggagtttttggACCTGGCAGGAGCCCTCTAACTTACTTTACGATAGCCCGTCTGGCTGGCAGTTCACTTTATTGTAAAACTGTAACGTTAAATGGTGGAAGAGATTTGCCGTGCTTCCACAGTTTGATACAGCTGATTTATAACATTCCCTGCAGATGGGCTGTTTTTGCTGCTCATAGGAAATTTTAAATCTGAACCATCTCCAGATAAGTGAAccattgtttttcattttactGACCAGTATGTTTTCTGTGTTGACCGGCGTTGCGTGTTCCTGTTTCCTTCTGTTTCGCGCAGAACCCGCACGCGCATGTGTGGCCTCAAACCATATCGATATGAAAGATATTGGATAATCCCGCATCGCGTTGGGGAATCATATACATATATCCCCAGAACTCGATTTTCCGACCAGCCCTACCTAGTAACCATAGTAACGGGTGCGCACGCTTTCGCGCTTTCTGCTATGACGTGGAGCGCGAGGTGCACTCAGCTTTACGCTGCATAAATTTTTAATTAACCTACATTAGTAACAGTTAATTTTGTTACGGTATGATCTTAATCCTAGgaaaggcaaaaataaataaaataagacctTTGTAATGAAATCCAAGACTTTGCATACCAAATTCAAGGcttttaaggccttaatttgagattatcaaatttaagactttttcaatgcttttaagaccccgcgggtaccctgtttatataataattttagaaaaacaACTAACTAcacaaataaatacacaatagtaaaataaaatgactaaaatattgTTGGGGAAAACAATCTGTGAATGTGCAATTACTTAAaaaattgcaacaaaaaaagtaaagtaaaagtaaagtaaaaaaaaataataataaaataaagtaaaaaaggtTAACTATTGCTGTCACTTCAGAGCACTCAAGTACTTATGCAAATCCCTACTTCACTTAAGATAAACGCAGTCTACTTACCTTTTATATGTGTTGAGGACCCATGTAAGAAGAGACACGATCTCATTGGCTTCCAGATCTTCAGCTGCGAGCTCCTGCACGCGTGTCGACACTGATTTATGATAGAGGTCTAAGAACACCTGGAAGGTGTTGTAGTGTGGAGGGAAGCACTGCACCATCAGGTTCTTCACCACGATCAGGTCGTCCAGTACGTACTTCCTGGTGATCTCCAGCAACCTCACCAGCCACATTTTGTCGGACTCACGTGTTTCGGACTGCGTGCTCTCGATGCGACCGCTCACGGTGTCCTCTAGGACTTTGTTCATTCGATTTTTCCAGCATTTGGGCCTCCCAGGTGGGATGAACCCTGTCTGCTTCTGACGGTCCAGCATCTTGCGGTCGATCTTCTCTTCGCGCTCGATGATTCGGACCACAGACACCAGCATGGTGGGGTCGCGGCGGACGGTGACCATGGCGCGCTGGAGGACCATCCAGAGTTGTTTGGAGAGTTCCTCCGAGAGGCCCTGCACCTGGCCGAAGTAGCTTCGGATGAGGTTCATGTCATGGACGTTCTTGCTGTCCATGCGGTACTGCTCGTACATGAGGTCGTCACGGGAGCACTCCAGGTCCATTAGCTTGCGGTGAGCTTGAAGGAGCTCGCCCTGTTCGATCAAATCGTGGGTCTCTCGTACGATCTCGGGTACTGTGGAGGAGGGAGCAAAATGTGGGTGCAGTGTCAACAAATGTAATCAATATAGCACCTATcatcaattataaaataataatatataaatataataaaataaaaatgaaataaactatttttttaagaaacacaAGGTGCAATTAACTGAAAACATGctcataaatatttgaaaaattaatTCAATAAATACAAAGGcataaaaaattactaaaatattgtTGGAGAAAAACAATCTGTGAATGTGCAGTCGCTAAAAAAACAGCAAAGTAAATAACTTAGTACATAAATGTGTTTAAATAAATCAACTTGTTAATGTGCAATTGCCATAAACTagctaaaaacagtaaaataaataaataaatgtttttaaaattaaattaaatttgtaaaGTTGAAATAATCTGAAAAtagctaatattttttttttttataaatttaacataCTAATTACctaactaaatgaataaatatgtaaTTAAGTAGTGCAAAAAAAACTTGCAAATGTAAAACAATATGTAGTAAATagtttagtaaataaataaataatgaaacagTATAAATCCGTATATGTATAATGAACTGaaaaaagctaataaataaataaataaatgaataaatgcatatataaagacataaaaatatttaagaaaaacaaCAAATGTTCACTCATCTGAAAAATAACTATTGAATATGTATGAATgcatataaagaaaataaataaacaaataaataaaacaaacaaactgtgaATGCACAATCAACcaaaattttgttaaaataaatgtgttcaaaataaaatataatttggaaAAACAACATGTAAACTTGCAATAAACTGAGAAACAgctaatatatattttacaaaattaacTAATTCActaactaaatgaataaatacataattaagtaGTACAAAAAACAATATTGTTGGGGAAAATAACCTAATATTAGGTAACAAATGGTCAAAgagataaatacaaaaataattaaatgaaaattgtcaataaataaacaaataaattacataaattcgTAAAAAGTATACTCTTCAGGAAAAACAACAGTATAATGAATATGTGTGTGAATGCatgtaaagaaaataaataaattgatgcataaataaataaatatatgcatagGAAAAACAACCTATGAATtcacaatcaaccaaaaatgaatggatgaaaacaatatgaattaaaaaatgaaaataaataaatgaataaacaaataaataaatagatgtttaattttttttttaaataatataaaatgtgaaaaaacaacATGTAAACTAATATAgccaatatatattttataaaattaattaattaactaactAAATGATTATCTGAAAATAGCTAATGAATATATGTGTATGAACGCatgcaaagaaaataaataaataagaaaaccaacctgtcaatcaataaaaaaaaataaaaaaaaaatacatatataaaaaaagtaaataaataatatttggaaactaaaaatgtaaacttgcaataaACTGACAAATAGTGAATATAttctttataaaattaaataattaactaaATACATAATTAAGTAGTACAAAAACAATGCTGttgggaaaaaaaatataaatgccctAAAAATAGGTTACAAatggtataaataaataaagtaagtaagtaagtaaataagtaaGTAGGTAagtaaggaaggaaggaagaaaggaaggaaggaatgaaGGAAAAATagctaacaaataaataaacaaatgaacaaagTCGTAAAAATGACTGAAATACTATTTGGGAAAAACAACAATGTTCAATCATCTGAAAAATAGCCTAAGAATATATGtgtatgaaaattaaataaaataaatttcgtaaacacaaaaaaaaactgcatagtaaaaatatttggagaaacaaaaactgtaaaagtgatgtcaacagaaaaaaaactgaaaccaCCTCAGGAAACAAAGTAATAACAATATGGTTATTGCCATTTtattagtaaataaatatttgaaatagcataaaaattaaaacaacaacctGTCAATCTGTAATTAATTGAAAAACGTAACAATTAATTGTGCAGAAGCATCCGGCCTCACCTGAGAAAATGTTTTTGAGGTTCTCGACGGCCGAAGCCAGCTGACTGTGCTGAACCACAGCGTCTTTCACGTCCTTCAGATTCTCGATGGTGTTGATGCTCTGCCTCCAGTCTTTACTGACGTCTGCCAGAGAGTTCTGGATGTCTTTCACATCACACAGAGCGTTATGGAGCTGCGTGAGGCCTGTTCGTACCCCATCCAACTGAGACTGAATAGCAGCCTGAAAAGCGATGGAAAaatggtttggtttggtttggtttaaaTGAACTGGTAAAAAGCATTTCTGAGATCAATAGATTGTTAAATGCAAATAACATCACCTTTAATCTGGCTTCCACAGATGCTTTCTTGCGCGCCTCTCTCCGTCTGTACTGCTCCACTTTGTCCAGCTGGTCCGAGCGCTGCAGCATCCCAGCAACCCTCTGCACCGCTGTGGCCACGGCCTCTCTGTTCGTCTCCTCCATTATAACCGATCCCAAACGGCAGGGTTGAAGGTACTGAAATGACAAAAACAGCAAGGGTCAAAAGTGCTGAAAATGACTCCGGGACCAAAGATATAAATGATCCGACCCAAGCAATAAGGGTTAAATGTACTCAAAATGATAGAAATAGCAGTAAATATTACTTATAATTCAATAAATACAAGGGCATTAAAAATGACTGAAATATTGTTGGAGAAAGACAACCTGCAAATGTGCAATTGCCATAAAAATAGCTActaaacagtaaaataaaataacatttaaaaataaataaatgtgtttaaaataaaacaaaataaaacttggAAAAACAAGATGTAAACTAAACTACAGCAACTAAATTACATCATAATGTAGTACAAAAAACAATATTGTTAGTAAAAAACAACTGGCAAAAGTAAAGTAAcaaatggtaaaataaataaatgctaataaatacttttaaaaaaatcattaaaaaattacTGAAATACTATTCGGAAATAACAACGTTTAATCATCTGTAAGTTTATGAATGCacgtaaaataaacaaataaatgcataaataaataagaaaaatagcCTGTGAATGCACAATCAAACAAcaatttgcaaaaaataaatatataaatgtgttttaaatgaaataaactgCAGGAAAACAACATGTAAATATGCAATAAATGGACAAAtagataatatatattttatcaaattaactaactaaattaaaaatgcataAGTGCAAAAAACAATATTGTTGGGAATAACAACAAAGTTCAATAGTCTCAAAAATAGCTaataaatgtgtgtatgaatgcatgcaaagaaaattaataaataaataataaaaacagccTGTGAATGCAGAATCAACCAaaatttgcaataaataaataaatgagtttcaaataaaataaaaataaaatgtaaatatgcaaTAAACTGACAAATAgctaatatacatttttttaattaactgtgAACGAATAAATATATAAGTACAAAAACACAATATTGTTAAGAAAAACAACTTGCAAAAGTCAACTTGCTAACAAATGGTAAAATCCtgcttttaagtcattttgttgtgtttttatcagTGTCTGCTttcatgtctatatagtttttaatataaatgttcatttaaattttcatcaagctaaaataaattaaattgtgaaatgaaaaatgtgacttttttagaCTTTCTCTTTAATTTAAGTAGACGCTGATTTATTTCAAGTAACGAAAAcgttatgtttttttaaaatgtagtccCTAATGCAATTAAATGCATCAAACAGCAGACGTTAAATCAAAACAGGACATAAACAGCTATGATTAGAAGTACTTACGTATTTAAATATTtggtgtgttttgtgtttttaatatacattcaTATATCTATgcatttgtatctgtatttgtttgtgtttgcaGTAGCCAAACTAACACAAACAGATAAAGATAGTTACGAACATCTTCTAGAAATTTGTTATGGTTTaggaaaaatatcaaataaaattgCGATacgttttatttattgtaataataGAATATAGCGTGGTGATTTTGTGCTGAAAGGCCCACAGTGACAGACGCTACCTGGCTAACTATATTAGCATTCAGAGTTCTGCGCTTTTTCAAGTATATATCGTTAAAATGTCGAGGTCATGTGAAGGTACTCACCCGGACGTGGTGTTTGTTTTACGAGCTGTGAGTTGTTATAAGCTGTTCATTGATATTTTACTTGAATGTGTGTTTATTCTCTTCATTTACTGTCATAACAGCTGCGTCTTCCTGGTGTCGCCCAACACTCAGTCAGATGACGGCAAAGTCTGCGCCGAGAACATCAACCGTGCGTAGACTTTACGCAGATAATGGACAACGTGGActacacttttattttttatttatttttttgttaaaaaaataataatacacacacacacacacacacacacacacatggtaTTGGTAAGAAAATCTATAtttctcattcattcatttagcagatgctttcctGTATTTCTAATACAAATGtattgaaatgtatttatttatttattttttacaaaaaatattaaattatataatttttttgacctaattataaaattaaattataatttatgaattaaaatatttacCTTCAGTTGgtccaaaaataaataagtatataGATATACActcattaattatatattaatattaaattatttattaattgatAAAAGATTGACCTTCAGTtggtccaaaaataaaatttagcagatgctttcttGTATTTCTAATACAAATTTATtgaaacaataattattattctaatttaatattattatataactatattaatcaatattaaattattaattccaATTATCGATACTACACTTTCTATAGCCATTAAATATTGCCTAGTTACTTTTCACCCACCCCATAAATATAGATTTGTTTTTgaccaaaattatttaaaaatatataatttatgaattaaaaaaatacatatataatttgaccaaaaatattaagttcaattataatttataaattaataaaagacTGACCttcagttcatccaaaaaaaaataaaaaaaataataataataatatatatatatatgtatttgtagtacttattttaatattaaatataaaaacatatttaaaaaaatatacttaatgaCACAAAACTAAACAGACACATAGTACAGATACACATTGCTGAAACTGTAAGACACTGcaagaaatattttaaatattaatacattattcatatatatatatatatacacacacacacacacacacacacacacacatcactaaTTCCCTCATAAAGACTACTTCCTACACAATACTTAAGgtaaaacaaaattaattatatgatttatttttttactgtagtTTCATACAAAATAGAGACCAGTTGAAAtcgagaaaaaaatatttatttacaaagcaaatgcatgtttaagcactttaaaaaaaaaaaatctaaaatgctaCACACTAATACATTTTCACTGAGGAAATAATCTTTATTTGTCTGTACAGATATTTCCAGATTAATATCACATTCCAAATAAATCCAAAATCTGTACCTAAAAGAGAAAATAACATCTCAAAAATGTCTATGAACCTGAGTATTTGTTTCTGATTAAACAGTCTGaatatatctaaaataaaacTAGTTTTTTAGTTTGCATGTCCTGAGGAAAAGTGCTTTCAACATTAGCAAACAGTTCGTTTTAGGGAAATTTATAATTAGAAATTGAGGAAAAAATATTTAGAGCTTCTATAGAGCTTTTTTGTTGTAATCATAACTTGACAAATCACAATTCAACTTGCAAATATGGGTAGCTTTTGAATGCTAAAAAGTCTCTCAGTTTAAATCAAAGAGAGATTTTCTAATTTTTACAACACCAAAGTGATCTACAGAAGTGACAGAATTTTGTAGAGAACAAAAGGAAGAATATTAAAAAAACCTTGCAAGCACtgtaattaaaggagtagttcaatatcagaacaaaaatttacagataatctactcacccccttgtcatccaagatgttcatgtctttctttcttcagtcgtaaagaaattatgttttttgaggaaaacatttcaggatttctctccatgttatggacttctatggtgtcactgagcttgaacttccaaaatgcagcttcaaagggctctaagtctaaacaatcccagctaaggaagaagggtcttatctagcgaaacgatcattttttttttctaaaaacatttttaatttatttactttttaatctctgcacagagtacacacagagctagacaagatgagcat of Garra rufa chromosome 10, GarRuf1.0, whole genome shotgun sequence contains these proteins:
- the LOC141343724 gene encoding exocyst complex component 3-like; this encodes MEETNREAVATAVQRVAGMLQRSDQLDKVEQYRRREARKKASVEARLKAAIQSQLDGVRTGLTQLHNALCDVKDIQNSLADVSKDWRQSINTIENLKDVKDAVVQHSQLASAVENLKNIFSVPEIVRETHDLIEQGELLQAHRKLMDLECSRDDLMYEQYRMDSKNVHDMNLIRSYFGQVQGLSEELSKQLWMVLQRAMVTVRRDPTMLVSVVRIIEREEKIDRKMLDRQKQTGFIPPGRPKCWKNRMNKVLEDTVSGRIESTQSETRESDKMWLVRLLEITRKYVLDDLIVVKNLMVQCFPPHYNTFQVFLDLYHKSVSTRVQELAAEDLEANEIVSLLTWVLNTYKSGEMMGHPDLQPECDVKQLEPLLPQPVVDDLLGKYLKTFTSNITGWLRKALETDKKDWQKETEPEADQDGYYQTTLPAIVFQMFEQNLQVAAQISETFKEQVLKVCLKQMNSFLVRYREEAIVYKEEHLKDRQLPQCYVQYMIAIINNCQTFKESINSLKRKYSQSTEPTQNDAAIDKLLNEVAKEGCQFLLDEVFLDLEHHLNELMTRKWLMGTHAVDTICVTVEDYFNDFAKIKKPYNQKMTSEAHRRVVVEYLKAIMQKRISFKNADERKDGADRMKKEAEQFKFLFRKLSAGEESDRLCDSIAAIAEVFKLTDPALLYLEVSTLVSKYPDIREEHIVALLAVRGDASREMRQMIIETLNQNKPSSSSISQPVFRDITVPSSTMTAMTSMAVPKLLK